A region of Aquila chrysaetos chrysaetos chromosome 13, bAquChr1.4, whole genome shotgun sequence DNA encodes the following proteins:
- the TAF1A gene encoding TATA box-binding protein-associated factor RNA polymerase I subunit A isoform X1, producing the protein MDSLLEEEEEAAAVVLKSPAAQAGSALLPALHLPFLPPHLYRPASSHEHKLNFKKSKEVCLNYIQDAMLQKQWKRAAEFLTFYIESLEKDFSTAYMGPSEMIWRIGTEILCHHSHSSMKQFNSFIEQMKTLGVKRYLKVCLEHAFHLLCNGLIDEAYQNLSLAESWRFGEQTTIQDKEMKLIQAYRGLLDYYSWSKQKNILLEHGQNGFEDLSVEQEMHSCFRKAAVNLKEIIKIPGVWDLFVKCYVDLLEFYGDHNEACQVLNEYAYNSKFPANPNAHVYLYQFLKRHGESKKSLISALKILHDIVPSHELMIDFNTMLQKSKKRKKRQLGLEVIFAALDYAGWKENVKAWSCLARQVKQIVISEKHLDWIKQEWNSRKDWWPAFHFSRYLAKRNWQENESLSYEKALVAGILLGKDCKYFKYVSHQGCKAQVKRFRILKKFVNKHNPAYLRISGLSDSSVQP; encoded by the exons cgTCTTCCCATGAACACAAATTAAACTTCAAGAAGAGCAAGGAAGTGTGTTTAAATTACATTCAGGATGCCATGCtacaaaagcagtggaaaagggCTGCAGAGTTTCTGACCTTCTATATTGAGTCACTAGAGAAAGACTTTTCTACAGCATACATGGGTCCGTCAGAG ATGATTTGGAGAATAGGAACTGAAATTTTGTGCCACCATTCTCATAGCAGCATGAAACAGTTCAACTCTTTCATAGAACAGATGAAAACTTTAGGAGTAAAAAGGTATTTGAAG GTTTGCTTAGAGCATGCCTTTCACCTCCTTTGTAATGGACTAATAGATGAAGCTTACCAAAACCTGTCCCTGGCAGAAAGCTGGAGGTTTGGAGAACAAACAACCATTCAGgataaagaaatgaaactgattCAGGCTTACAGGGGACTGTTGGACTACTATAGCTGGTCTAAGCAGAAGAACATCCTGTTAGAGCATG GTCAGAATGGATTTGAAGACTTGTCTGTTGAACAGGAAATGCACAGTTGCTTTCGGAAGGCAGCAGTGAACTTAAAAGAGATTATTAAAATACCTGGAGTCTGGGATCTGTTTGTGAAATGCTATGTGGAT TTGTTGGAGTTCTATGGAGACCATAACGAAGCCTGCCAAGTATTAAATGAATATGCCTACAACTCAAAGTTTCCTGCTAATCCCAATGCTCACGTTTACCTCTATCAGTTCCTGAAGAGACATGGTGAATCAAAGAAATCACTCATATCGGCACTGAAG atcttGCATGATATTGTTCCTTCTCATGAACTAATGATAGATTTTAATACCATGCTTCAAAAATCAA agaaaagaaaaaaacgtCAGCTGGGGCTAGAAGTTATTTTTGCAGCCTTGGATTATGCTGGctggaaggaaaatgtaaaagcatGGAGCTGTTTGGCAAGACAGGTGAAACAAATCGTGAT CTCTGAGAAGCATCTTGACTGGATCAAACAAGAGTGGAACTCCAGAAAGGACTGGTGGCCAGCCTTCCATTTTAGCCGTTACTTGGCAAAAAGGAattggcaggaaaatgaaagccTTTCATATGAAAAAGCTCTGGTGGCTGGAATCTTACTGGGAAAGG attgCAAGTACTTTAAATATGTATCACACCAAGGCTGCAAAGCTCAGGTGAAAAGGTTTCGGATACTGAAGAAATTTGTGAATAAGCACAATCCTGCCTACCTGAGAATATCTGGTCTTTCAGATTCCTCTGTACAACCTTGA
- the TAF1A gene encoding TATA box-binding protein-associated factor RNA polymerase I subunit A isoform X3: MLQKQWKRAAEFLTFYIESLEKDFSTAYMGPSEMIWRIGTEILCHHSHSSMKQFNSFIEQMKTLGVKRYLKVCLEHAFHLLCNGLIDEAYQNLSLAESWRFGEQTTIQDKEMKLIQAYRGLLDYYSWSKQKNILLEHGQNGFEDLSVEQEMHSCFRKAAVNLKEIIKIPGVWDLFVKCYVDLLEFYGDHNEACQVLNEYAYNSKFPANPNAHVYLYQFLKRHGESKKSLISALKILHDIVPSHELMIDFNTMLQKSKKRKKRQLGLEVIFAALDYAGWKENVKAWSCLARQVKQIVISEKHLDWIKQEWNSRKDWWPAFHFSRYLAKRNWQENESLSYEKALVAGILLGKDCKYFKYVSHQGCKAQVKRFRILKKFVNKHNPAYLRISGLSDSSVQP; encoded by the exons ATGCtacaaaagcagtggaaaagggCTGCAGAGTTTCTGACCTTCTATATTGAGTCACTAGAGAAAGACTTTTCTACAGCATACATGGGTCCGTCAGAG ATGATTTGGAGAATAGGAACTGAAATTTTGTGCCACCATTCTCATAGCAGCATGAAACAGTTCAACTCTTTCATAGAACAGATGAAAACTTTAGGAGTAAAAAGGTATTTGAAG GTTTGCTTAGAGCATGCCTTTCACCTCCTTTGTAATGGACTAATAGATGAAGCTTACCAAAACCTGTCCCTGGCAGAAAGCTGGAGGTTTGGAGAACAAACAACCATTCAGgataaagaaatgaaactgattCAGGCTTACAGGGGACTGTTGGACTACTATAGCTGGTCTAAGCAGAAGAACATCCTGTTAGAGCATG GTCAGAATGGATTTGAAGACTTGTCTGTTGAACAGGAAATGCACAGTTGCTTTCGGAAGGCAGCAGTGAACTTAAAAGAGATTATTAAAATACCTGGAGTCTGGGATCTGTTTGTGAAATGCTATGTGGAT TTGTTGGAGTTCTATGGAGACCATAACGAAGCCTGCCAAGTATTAAATGAATATGCCTACAACTCAAAGTTTCCTGCTAATCCCAATGCTCACGTTTACCTCTATCAGTTCCTGAAGAGACATGGTGAATCAAAGAAATCACTCATATCGGCACTGAAG atcttGCATGATATTGTTCCTTCTCATGAACTAATGATAGATTTTAATACCATGCTTCAAAAATCAA agaaaagaaaaaaacgtCAGCTGGGGCTAGAAGTTATTTTTGCAGCCTTGGATTATGCTGGctggaaggaaaatgtaaaagcatGGAGCTGTTTGGCAAGACAGGTGAAACAAATCGTGAT CTCTGAGAAGCATCTTGACTGGATCAAACAAGAGTGGAACTCCAGAAAGGACTGGTGGCCAGCCTTCCATTTTAGCCGTTACTTGGCAAAAAGGAattggcaggaaaatgaaagccTTTCATATGAAAAAGCTCTGGTGGCTGGAATCTTACTGGGAAAGG attgCAAGTACTTTAAATATGTATCACACCAAGGCTGCAAAGCTCAGGTGAAAAGGTTTCGGATACTGAAGAAATTTGTGAATAAGCACAATCCTGCCTACCTGAGAATATCTGGTCTTTCAGATTCCTCTGTACAACCTTGA
- the TAF1A gene encoding TATA box-binding protein-associated factor RNA polymerase I subunit A isoform X2, which yields MPFHILFPAFAIVLLPCRLVASSHEHKLNFKKSKEVCLNYIQDAMLQKQWKRAAEFLTFYIESLEKDFSTAYMGPSEMIWRIGTEILCHHSHSSMKQFNSFIEQMKTLGVKRYLKVCLEHAFHLLCNGLIDEAYQNLSLAESWRFGEQTTIQDKEMKLIQAYRGLLDYYSWSKQKNILLEHGQNGFEDLSVEQEMHSCFRKAAVNLKEIIKIPGVWDLFVKCYVDLLEFYGDHNEACQVLNEYAYNSKFPANPNAHVYLYQFLKRHGESKKSLISALKILHDIVPSHELMIDFNTMLQKSKKRKKRQLGLEVIFAALDYAGWKENVKAWSCLARQVKQIVISEKHLDWIKQEWNSRKDWWPAFHFSRYLAKRNWQENESLSYEKALVAGILLGKDCKYFKYVSHQGCKAQVKRFRILKKFVNKHNPAYLRISGLSDSSVQP from the exons ATGCCATTTCATATTCTGTTTCCAGCTTTTGCAATAGTCTTGCTTCCCTGCAGACTAGTAG cgTCTTCCCATGAACACAAATTAAACTTCAAGAAGAGCAAGGAAGTGTGTTTAAATTACATTCAGGATGCCATGCtacaaaagcagtggaaaagggCTGCAGAGTTTCTGACCTTCTATATTGAGTCACTAGAGAAAGACTTTTCTACAGCATACATGGGTCCGTCAGAG ATGATTTGGAGAATAGGAACTGAAATTTTGTGCCACCATTCTCATAGCAGCATGAAACAGTTCAACTCTTTCATAGAACAGATGAAAACTTTAGGAGTAAAAAGGTATTTGAAG GTTTGCTTAGAGCATGCCTTTCACCTCCTTTGTAATGGACTAATAGATGAAGCTTACCAAAACCTGTCCCTGGCAGAAAGCTGGAGGTTTGGAGAACAAACAACCATTCAGgataaagaaatgaaactgattCAGGCTTACAGGGGACTGTTGGACTACTATAGCTGGTCTAAGCAGAAGAACATCCTGTTAGAGCATG GTCAGAATGGATTTGAAGACTTGTCTGTTGAACAGGAAATGCACAGTTGCTTTCGGAAGGCAGCAGTGAACTTAAAAGAGATTATTAAAATACCTGGAGTCTGGGATCTGTTTGTGAAATGCTATGTGGAT TTGTTGGAGTTCTATGGAGACCATAACGAAGCCTGCCAAGTATTAAATGAATATGCCTACAACTCAAAGTTTCCTGCTAATCCCAATGCTCACGTTTACCTCTATCAGTTCCTGAAGAGACATGGTGAATCAAAGAAATCACTCATATCGGCACTGAAG atcttGCATGATATTGTTCCTTCTCATGAACTAATGATAGATTTTAATACCATGCTTCAAAAATCAA agaaaagaaaaaaacgtCAGCTGGGGCTAGAAGTTATTTTTGCAGCCTTGGATTATGCTGGctggaaggaaaatgtaaaagcatGGAGCTGTTTGGCAAGACAGGTGAAACAAATCGTGAT CTCTGAGAAGCATCTTGACTGGATCAAACAAGAGTGGAACTCCAGAAAGGACTGGTGGCCAGCCTTCCATTTTAGCCGTTACTTGGCAAAAAGGAattggcaggaaaatgaaagccTTTCATATGAAAAAGCTCTGGTGGCTGGAATCTTACTGGGAAAGG attgCAAGTACTTTAAATATGTATCACACCAAGGCTGCAAAGCTCAGGTGAAAAGGTTTCGGATACTGAAGAAATTTGTGAATAAGCACAATCCTGCCTACCTGAGAATATCTGGTCTTTCAGATTCCTCTGTACAACCTTGA